The genomic stretch CAGTCATGTAAAGCCAAGGAAGTAAATAATTAACAAAGCAAATTATTAAATATAGGAACATGAGCTTTTCAAAAGCTTCCTAGAATTCTTTAGTCTACTGTTGAACTTTTAGCAAAATAATTTGGATaagctttaaagtttaataaTAAACACTAGTCTTATATAAAGTGATTAAGTCAAAGTAGTTTACTTCAAATATCAGAATTAACTACAGAAGTGGAATGTATAGATTATTTAGGGAATGTTGTTTGAGAGGACAGTGTTCTCATGACTAAGTCCAGTGTATCCTGAATCCTCATGTTATTTCTTTCTATCAGGGAAGACGGTTTTCCAGACTTCATGCTTTCTTCTGGATCAAGGGGGATAAGGGTATGGGGGTTGAACTGACATCGAGGCTCCCCCAAGATGCCAACTCTGTAGAAAGAATTATTGGTATAAATGAATCTTTGCTGAGGTCAAAGACTAAGGCATATGGTTGTGTTTTGTATGTGTATAAAGCTAAGactgataaacacacacacacacacacacacagatttatgcacctattttttttaagctttcccTATTTCTATGAATCACCACTGTAGTCTTAAATATGGGTCCAAAAACTTGACACCTAGCAAGATTTCATACATTTCCCAAAGATTATTCTTCTAATGGCAAAACCTCAGTCTTACAAAGTCTGCTATTTACTTCACCAAATTAAAACTATCTGAAGTCTAGTATAACTTTCTAGTTTTTTTCTAGCCTACATGCGTATACCAAGAGCTGATCTGGAAAGAAAACAGATGGACAGGAGCCAGGGATGGTAGGAAGAGTGTGTTTCCACCTTTGTTCAACTTTCTGGCAAAAGCACTGTGTCTGAGCCCCTGCCCCTCCTGGGTCCCAACCAGGAAGTAACACACAACACTccgtctctccttcctctcccctggGGCCACTTACATTGGCATGTGCAAAGAGTCCAGAGTTTCCCTGGGCTCTTGCATCTGGGCTGGGAATTTCACACCTATTTGGCGGTACTTTTTCTCAGAGACATTCTGAGCTTTTTCTCTGAGAGAGGGCagcagagtggacatgactggagAGCGCATGTTAATGGCTTTTTTAATCGCTGGGCGTTTTGCCATCATTCTCCTGGCAGGGAGAAGCAGGGATGACATTCAGGTCACATGATCCTGTTTCCTAGCAACGTCCTTGAACTTAGGAGAGTCaaaaggtcatacctgaattgtacGAAAGTCATGCGCTTCTTTTCCCCTCCTGACTCTTCATCCTCACGCTTCCTTCGAGGAATGTTGAACATGTTGGAACGAAAGAGCCTTCCTATTTCTTCCTCAATCTCTGTAAAGTGTTGACGTCGGAAGACAATCCAGGCTACGTATGTACAGAATGTATAAAAGGACTACGACAGACACAGACAAGAATCACAGTCCACAGCTATAACATGAAAAATGACATGGGAAACTCCTGTCTATGGAACACTGCTAAGGAGATGCAAACCAAGATGAGCCACTCTCTCCACATGCCTGCAGAGCTGTGGGAACTTATACACGTCCTCATTTTTGCAGGAGGAAAATCAGACCAAAGATTTAAAGAATGGCACACAGCTTATTAGTATCCTTTCTAGAAGATATTTACTAAATATATGTGCCTGAAAAATAACTATTGGTTATCGCTATACTTCATGTTTCATGTCAAAGAGCAGAGTCCCCAAAGGTAAGTGACTCACCTCAAAGAATTTCCAGTCTTTTTGTGTATCTGATATTTTTCCcctgaaataaaacaaattacaACTTTGAAAGGGAAGTTCAATATTTCAGTGATCTAGGCAATCCTTTATCTTCAAAAGGCCTCTTTGCAGATTATTACCAATGGTCTCATAACTATTTACTCACATAAATGCTATCAAAAAGGCACTGTGAATGAGTGCCAATGTCTTTTTCTTCAACTTCCTAGGTTACCCAGATCAAAAACCCTGGTGTTTGGTTAATCAatatatcctgtgataaatcataatggaaaagaacatgaaaaatgaTGTTTAcgtgactgaatcactttgtacagcagaaattaacacaacattgtaaattaactatactttattaaaaaaataaagtgggactcataaaaaaagctaaaataaattaatagaaaTTCAAGATATACACAATCAGTATAAATTCAGGATAAACAAGCCAACGAGGAAATGTATTCTTCCAAATATATCTGGTAAAGTGTATGTTAGGGAGGTGAGGAGACGGGAATGGTGGTGAAGAGGTAACAACACAAGGCATTAGCAGGAATGGAAATAAAGAACTAGAGACtgagtttaaaataaagaaaaaattctcaAACAGCGGTTATGGCTATTGGATGcaaaaagaatcagaaacaaaACAGACACAGGTTGATAAGAGCGTAATCCAGCAAAAATATACAACCCACAAATGTGACTTAAAACCTTCTAGGAGCcacagtaaaaagaaacaggtgatattaattttaataatatacttattttacccccaaatattatcatttcaatatgtaatcaacattttaaattatcagtgagttattttattcacttttaaaCTTTCTGTACAGTGCATATTTCACACTTACAGCACGTATTAATGTGGGTCAGCCACATTCCAAGCACTCAGTAGCCACAGGCAGTAAGTGGCTGCCACGCTGGTCAACAAAGAGGCCTGACATTCACCTGTGAGGGTGGAATCCAAAGTAAAGAGGGGGAAGCCAGGCTGTTGGTAAACTCAGAGGCTGTCATGGTCTGTTATATGGTTTCGTTTTCCTTCCTGCTAAATGAGACTCTTAGCTCTAAACCAAATCATATTTTCAGTCATTCCTGCAGGGGTATAaagcctagagccagacatatggGGTTCTGGgctggggagagaaaaaaaaaaacttgtgttCCCACTAGGCCCCCTGCTGCCTTAGGTTTAAAAGATGGTTGAGGCCTGCTCTGTACAAGGGAAGAGAAATTTCAAAGGCATGTGCTTGGGGGAGGGAAAAGAAGCCTTGGTGCAAGTGACTGAAGGTAAGGCTTGGGGAGAAGGACTTAAAGATGACTTAAGCACCTGAGCTTCAAAGAAACGCCTTTGTCCCCATTCCCATCCCCACCGCCAGTCTCTTTGGTCACCAGTCAGGGGACAGCTGCACTGACAGCAGAGGAGGAGGGCATACCTTCCAGGGAGAGGTGGGGTTGGAGCCAGAATTGGCCATAACCCAAGATCAGATCCAGTTCTATGGGTTTGTGCCATTTGGGGGTTTTCTTACCTATCCCGGAAAACACAGAGCGGTTTTACTCAACAAGTTCATCAAAATTTTGCTGAAGATTTTGTAATATCAGGATTTCACAGCAGTATTTAGAACAGAAAGACATGTCCTCCTACTTCTCAAGAATCATGAAAGCACTAAATTAACAGCCGCTAAATTACTGGTTCTACTGAAATCTTTATCTCCAGAGATAAACAGTAGAAGGTGTCTAGTCCAACATTAAGTATGCATACATTAGaaagaaaagtcagaaaatacaCAGGAGAATAGAAGCTTcttcacagcaggaagaagttaaaGAATGGTATGTTAAAATCAGGTCATAACTCATA from Capra hircus breed San Clemente chromosome 10, ASM170441v1, whole genome shotgun sequence encodes the following:
- the PPP1R36 gene encoding protein phosphatase 1 regulatory subunit 36 isoform X4; this translates as MLTDKRFALRDDKSPRGLEKRSQQGNVTLHDAKFVALLLLQDTEMPRICSFTTFMRNKNLDNFLMALLYYLYYYLEKISQEKKPKSYMVGLVEKKEMEVIISKLEAAQKYLAQKYCVLVLGLGMPDKHHMSCGKGKISDTQKDWKFFESFYTFCTYVAWIVFRRQHFTEIEEEIGRLFRSNMFNIPRRKREDEESGGEKKRMTFVQFRRMMAKRPAIKKAINMRSPVMSTLLPSLREKAQNVSEKKYRQIGVKFPAQMQEPRETLDSLHMPIVGILGEPRCQFNPHTLIPLDPEESMKSGKPSSLIERNNMRIQDTLDLVMRTLSSQTTFPK
- the PPP1R36 gene encoding protein phosphatase 1 regulatory subunit 36 isoform X2, with product MSPVAEFYSRRRRLDSQSALSDQLGLRLGMWYWKDETKTLEFRRLTDKRFALRDDKSPRGLEKRSQQGNVTLHDAKFVALLLLQDTEMPRICSFTTFMRNKNLDNFLMALLYYLYYYLEKISQEKKPKSYMVGLVEKKEMEVIISKLEAAQKYLAQKYCVLVLGLGMPDKHHMSCGKGKISDTQKDWKFFESFYTFCTYVAWIVFRRQHFTEIEEEIGRLFRSNMFNIPRRKREDEESGGEKKRMTFVQFRRMMAKRPAIKKAINMRSPVMSTLLPSLREKAQNVSEKKYRQIGVKFPAQMQEPRETLDSLHMPIVGILGEPRCQFNPHTLIPLDPEESMKSGKPSSLIERNNMRIQDTLDLVMRTLSSQTTFPK